A window of Bos taurus isolate L1 Dominette 01449 registration number 42190680 breed Hereford chromosome 19, ARS-UCD2.0, whole genome shotgun sequence contains these coding sequences:
- the CCDC182 gene encoding coiled-coil domain-containing protein 182, with protein MEPLYQSGSILMKVNTLQGKKMVESGLQSGDFSLPPSWSSSLLPLADLEILQQKVAGMQRELEDFKKEALRAIRYLEDAFCEMNGALVQQEEQAARVKQRLREEEDRGVVRNKVLTFLLPREKQLREHCKRLEFLLLGRGRDPPSIPGKIQAK; from the coding sequence ATGGAGCCCCTCTATCAGTCCGGTTCCATTCTTATGAAGGTGAACACCTTACAAGGAAAGAAGATGGTGGAGAGCGGCCTCCAGTCTGGGGACTTCTCGCTGCCCCCGTCGTggtcctccagcctcctgccGCTGGCCGACCTAGAGATCCTGCAGCAGAAGGTGGCCGGGATGCAGCGAGAGCTGGAGGACTTCAAGAAGGAGGCGCTCAGAGCCATCCGCTACCTGGAAGACGCCTTCTGCGAGATGAACGGGGCCCTGGTGCAGCAGGAGGAGCAGGCGGCCCGCGTGAAGCAGCGGCTGCGGGAGGAGGAGGATCGGGGCGTCGTGCGGAACAAGGTCCTCACCTTCCTGCTGCCCCGGGAGAAGCAGCTCCGGGAGCACTGCAAGCGGCTGGAGTTCCTGCTTCTGGGCCGGGGCCGCGACCCCCCTAGCATCCCTGGGAAGATCCAGGCCAAATGA